The following coding sequences are from one Caldilineales bacterium window:
- a CDS encoding iron-containing alcohol dehydrogenase: MNRYLWPSQTYLGAGAVNQAGPSARSLNAAHAFVLTDPGVIAAGLVTPLLASLQAAGVAHTLYDRVVPNPDTASVDEAVAALRGSGADLIIGIGGGSALDTAKGVRLAAGGPADASAWDYAYVRKDEARPAPARCACLPLIVLPTTAGTGAEATPWAVLTNLERKQKYGVGADHLFPDIVLCDPDLTLGLPPGLTAATGIDALSHLVEAYVSTNANPMLDPLILHGIRLVGRSLRTAVSQGNDARARHDMIEAAFLGGVAISSNWLGACHSLAHQLSSFANVHHGVAIGLMLPHQMAFSLPAALDRYADIGQALAAEARPDLKLSSRAEHAVASVRQLVAETGLPTRLRDAGVSEALIPAMSEAAYHNDLNWTTNPRPTTQPDLERMYRETY, encoded by the coding sequence ATGAATCGTTACCTCTGGCCCAGCCAGACCTATCTGGGAGCGGGCGCCGTCAACCAGGCCGGCCCCTCGGCGCGGAGCCTAAACGCCGCCCATGCCTTCGTCCTCACCGATCCGGGCGTCATCGCCGCCGGCCTTGTCACCCCGCTGCTCGCCTCGTTGCAGGCGGCCGGCGTAGCCCACACCCTCTACGACCGCGTCGTGCCCAACCCCGACACCGCCTCGGTCGATGAGGCCGTGGCCGCGCTGCGCGGCAGCGGCGCCGACCTGATCATCGGCATCGGCGGCGGCAGCGCCCTCGATACCGCCAAAGGCGTGCGTCTAGCCGCCGGCGGCCCCGCCGATGCCAGCGCCTGGGACTATGCCTATGTGCGCAAAGACGAAGCCCGGCCCGCGCCCGCCCGCTGCGCCTGTCTCCCGCTCATCGTCCTCCCCACCACCGCCGGCACCGGCGCCGAAGCCACCCCCTGGGCCGTGCTGACCAACCTGGAGCGCAAACAGAAATACGGCGTCGGCGCCGACCACCTCTTCCCCGACATCGTCCTCTGCGACCCCGACCTGACGCTGGGCCTCCCGCCCGGCCTCACCGCCGCCACCGGCATCGACGCCCTCTCGCACCTGGTCGAAGCCTACGTCTCCACCAACGCCAACCCCATGCTCGACCCGCTCATCCTGCACGGCATCCGGCTGGTGGGCCGCAGCCTGCGCACAGCGGTCAGCCAGGGCAATGACGCCCGCGCCCGCCACGATATGATCGAAGCAGCCTTTTTGGGCGGCGTTGCCATCAGTTCCAACTGGTTGGGCGCCTGCCACTCGCTGGCCCACCAGCTTTCCAGCTTTGCCAACGTCCATCACGGCGTCGCCATCGGCCTCATGCTGCCGCACCAGATGGCCTTCAGCCTCCCCGCCGCGCTCGACCGCTACGCCGACATCGGCCAGGCTCTGGCCGCCGAGGCGCGCCCCGATCTCAAGCTATCTTCCCGCGCCGAACACGCCGTCGCCTCCGTGCGCCAGCTCGTGGCCGAAACCGGCCTGCCCACCCGCCTGCGCGACGCCGGCGTGAGCGAGGCCCTGATCCCGGCCATGTCCGAGGCCGCCTATCACAATGACCTCAACTGGACGACCAACCCCCGCCCCACCACCCAGCCCGACCTGGAGCGGATGTACCGGGAGACGTACTGA
- a CDS encoding DMT family transporter gives MATSLQRAGKLRLHGAGWGWFLALTSALAFSLVTPIGKAVISDGAPALLVLSIRFWTGTLLLALTLALLAPTKLRIDRRGFGIAVGAGLINGFGAACFFLSLTRIDASLAVMLFALSPLTVLGALALRGEKLSRRNLVRLGLGLAGVYFLIGPGGQTDWIGVLLVLIAIVGYTIELVAIQWYLSAYDIRTVTLYVLGGMATAITLAWLALGADRDGFGAPALAASLLLGALCTYFGWWAMFTAIRQLGTAQVALLSPFEVLLSIIWSFLWLGERFTSFQLVGAGLILVSASLAMQRRRRPAPDPSP, from the coding sequence GTGGCGACATCACTTCAGCGCGCCGGCAAGCTGCGGCTGCACGGCGCCGGCTGGGGCTGGTTTCTGGCCCTCACCTCGGCCCTGGCCTTCAGCCTGGTCACGCCCATCGGCAAGGCGGTGATCAGTGACGGCGCCCCGGCCCTGCTGGTGCTCTCCATCCGCTTCTGGACCGGGACCCTCCTCCTGGCCCTCACCCTGGCCCTGCTCGCGCCCACCAAACTGCGCATCGACCGTCGCGGCTTTGGCATCGCCGTCGGGGCCGGGCTGATCAACGGCTTCGGCGCCGCCTGCTTCTTCCTCTCCCTCACCCGCATCGACGCCTCGCTGGCGGTCATGCTCTTTGCCCTCAGTCCGCTCACCGTCTTGGGCGCGCTGGCCCTGCGGGGCGAGAAACTCAGCCGGCGCAACCTCGTCCGCCTGGGCCTGGGGCTGGCCGGCGTCTACTTCCTCATCGGCCCCGGCGGGCAAACCGATTGGATCGGCGTCCTCCTCGTCCTCATTGCCATCGTCGGCTACACCATCGAACTGGTCGCCATCCAATGGTATCTCTCGGCCTACGACATCCGCACCGTCACGCTCTACGTGCTGGGCGGCATGGCCACCGCCATCACCCTGGCCTGGCTGGCGCTGGGCGCCGACCGGGACGGATTTGGCGCTCCCGCCCTGGCGGCCAGCCTGCTCTTGGGCGCCCTCTGCACCTATTTCGGCTGGTGGGCGATGTTCACCGCCATCCGCCAGCTGGGGACGGCGCAGGTGGCGCTGCTCTCGCCCTTCGAGGTGCTACTCAGCATCATCTGGTCGTTCCTGTGGCTGGGCGAGCGCTTCACCTCGTTCCAACTGGTGGGCGCGGGCCTCATCCTGGTCAGCGCCTCGCTGGCCATGCAGCGGCGGCGACGCCCTGCGCCCGACCCCTCGCCCTGA
- a CDS encoding Uma2 family endonuclease, protein MPATVITPIRPTPPLADEFWAPAKATLMAGDRLSRAEFERRYEAMPQLKKAELIEGVVYMPSPILMAHAQAQGRILAWLANYQIATPGVDFGGNASVRLDLDNEVQPDALLRLQPQVGGSSRLSRKGYVDGAPELVVEIALSSASYDLHDKLKVYRRNGAQEYLIWRVLDGALDWFSLEEGNYRPLPATEDGVVCSRVFPGLWLADPALLQGDLAAVLAVLQDGLRSPEHAAFVENLTAMAT, encoded by the coding sequence ATGCCAGCCACTGTTATCACTCCTATCAGGCCAACCCCTCCCCTGGCGGACGAGTTCTGGGCGCCAGCCAAAGCCACGCTGATGGCGGGGGACCGGCTGTCGCGGGCCGAATTCGAGCGCCGTTACGAAGCCATGCCGCAGCTCAAGAAGGCGGAATTGATCGAAGGAGTCGTTTACATGCCATCACCCATTCTCATGGCTCATGCCCAAGCGCAAGGACGCATCCTGGCGTGGCTGGCAAATTACCAGATAGCTACACCCGGTGTGGACTTCGGCGGCAATGCCTCCGTGCGGCTTGACCTCGATAACGAGGTGCAGCCTGATGCTTTGTTGCGCCTCCAGCCCCAGGTCGGTGGCAGCTCTCGCCTCAGTCGCAAGGGCTATGTCGACGGCGCCCCCGAACTGGTGGTCGAGATCGCCCTTTCCAGCGCCTCCTATGACTTGCACGACAAGCTCAAAGTCTACCGGCGCAACGGCGCCCAAGAATATCTGATCTGGCGGGTGCTCGATGGCGCCCTCGATTGGTTCTCGTTGGAGGAAGGCAATTACAGGCCCTTGCCAGCGACCGAGGATGGCGTCGTCTGCAGCCGCGTCTTCCCCGGCCTGTGGCTGGCGGATCCGGCGTTGTTGCAGGGCGACCTGGCGGCGGTGTTGGCGGTGTTGCAAGATGGACTGCGCTCACCCGAACACGCGGCTTTCGTCGAGAACCTGACGGCCATGGCAACGTGA
- a CDS encoding HigA family addiction module antidote protein, producing the protein MIPENRIPTHPGVVLEEEFLLPMGLTQVALARHLGVSAQRINELIRGKRGVTPETAWLLASAFRTTPQFWLDLQANYDLAVNRPKQEISPLALAA; encoded by the coding sequence ATGATTCCTGAAAACCGCATTCCCACTCATCCTGGCGTCGTATTGGAAGAAGAATTCTTGTTGCCAATGGGCCTTACACAAGTTGCTTTGGCAAGACACCTGGGGGTCTCCGCGCAAAGAATCAATGAGTTGATTCGTGGCAAGAGAGGCGTCACGCCTGAGACCGCCTGGCTGCTGGCCAGCGCTTTTAGGACGACGCCGCAGTTCTGGCTTGATTTGCAGGCCAATTATGATCTGGCGGTAAATCGGCCCAAACAAGAAATCTCACCGCTGGCTTTGGCTGCCTGA
- a CDS encoding type II toxin-antitoxin system RelE/ParE family toxin, with product MIVSFADTATSDLYHGHHTSRSRRFPHDILHRALVRLDVLNTAHSLMDLSAPPGNHLEALGGDWAGFHSIRINKQWRIVFRWENGNAHEVQVIDYH from the coding sequence ATGATCGTCTCCTTTGCCGATACCGCGACATCCGATCTGTACCACGGTCACCACACCAGCCGGTCTCGCCGATTTCCGCATGATATTCTGCACCGCGCATTGGTCAGATTGGACGTACTCAACACAGCTCACAGCTTGATGGACTTGAGTGCTCCACCCGGCAATCACCTTGAGGCCCTTGGTGGTGATTGGGCAGGCTTCCATAGCATACGCATCAACAAACAATGGCGGATCGTTTTTCGCTGGGAAAACGGAAACGCCCATGAAGTTCAGGTGATAGACTATCACTGA
- a CDS encoding ThiF family adenylyltransferase, protein MRPRHLGEATVYDRFQRLPGADQNALSNAHVLLAGCGGLNGEVGQGLARKGIGRLTLCDHDIVELSNLARQQFGAEDLDKNKALALAANLARQATGRTLIEGHSCSFQEAALRGMNLRCHVAVVGVDNQATRIAVARRYLQQRTPVVFLAVDERAAKGYVFVQTSRPGDPCFLCLFPDAGEDRRVHGCAGASIEILKIVAGMALYAIDSLLMARPRPWNYKDVYLDQGQDGQRMIRQRPACSLCA, encoded by the coding sequence TTGCGGCCTCGCCATCTGGGCGAAGCGACGGTCTACGATCGCTTCCAGCGTCTTCCGGGCGCTGACCAAAACGCGCTCAGCAACGCTCATGTACTTCTGGCCGGCTGTGGTGGACTGAACGGCGAGGTCGGTCAAGGCCTGGCGCGCAAGGGCATCGGCCGTCTCACGTTGTGCGATCACGACATCGTGGAGTTGAGCAATTTGGCCCGCCAACAATTCGGCGCCGAGGATTTGGACAAGAACAAAGCGTTGGCTTTGGCCGCCAATCTCGCCCGGCAGGCAACCGGACGAACCCTGATCGAAGGCCATTCTTGCTCCTTCCAGGAGGCGGCGTTACGAGGGATGAACCTCCGTTGCCATGTCGCTGTCGTTGGCGTAGACAATCAAGCGACCCGCATCGCCGTTGCCCGGCGCTACCTGCAACAGCGCACGCCCGTGGTCTTTTTGGCAGTGGATGAGCGCGCGGCTAAGGGCTATGTCTTCGTGCAGACGTCTCGTCCTGGCGACCCCTGCTTCTTGTGCTTGTTTCCTGATGCCGGGGAAGACCGTCGCGTCCATGGCTGCGCTGGCGCCTCGATCGAAATCCTCAAAATCGTGGCCGGTATGGCGTTGTATGCCATCGACTCGTTGTTGATGGCTCGCCCCCGTCCCTGGAACTACAAGGACGTCTATCTCGACCAGGGCCAGGATGGGCAGCGCATGATTCGACAGCGACCCGCGTGCAGCCTGTGCGCCTGA